In Methanolobus chelungpuianus, a genomic segment contains:
- a CDS encoding glycosyltransferase family 2 protein, protein MDKQERIMVSICCITYNHEKYVAKAIEGFLMQETDFKYEVVVHDDASTDHTADIIRSYEQKYPEIIKPIYQTINQHSKGVRVLPTFIYPKATGKYIALCEGDDYWTDPHKLKKQVDHMEQNPGCTFCFHNAFLENDTAGLLKKAMVPHTDQNKKYYSNQNRKYNAGELQLLGFIPTASFLYPKKVVNDLPDWYFDAPAGDLAIKLIATSHGYAYYINEIMSVYRINVQSSMTAQWKKEDRTKKIQRIKGFVSTLDAFDKWTDHRFGNEIEESKTSFELRLELAKGNKRMLSEERYKDYFRKLGSREKINLYIRLYFPRLITFLKETLPFDLKYRLVR, encoded by the coding sequence ATGGATAAACAGGAACGGATAATGGTTAGTATATGCTGCATAACATATAATCATGAAAAGTATGTAGCTAAAGCAATAGAAGGGTTCCTGATGCAGGAAACAGACTTCAAATATGAAGTAGTGGTACATGATGATGCATCAACCGATCATACTGCGGACATTATTCGATCTTACGAACAGAAATATCCCGAGATCATCAAACCTATTTATCAAACCATAAATCAGCATTCAAAAGGTGTAAGAGTTCTGCCGACATTTATTTACCCGAAAGCTACAGGGAAATATATTGCACTTTGCGAAGGTGATGACTATTGGACCGATCCACATAAATTAAAAAAACAAGTGGATCACATGGAACAGAATCCTGGTTGTACATTTTGCTTTCATAATGCATTCTTAGAGAATGATACAGCTGGCCTGCTTAAAAAAGCAATGGTGCCACATACAGATCAAAATAAGAAGTATTATTCGAACCAAAACAGAAAATATAATGCAGGAGAACTTCAATTGCTGGGCTTTATTCCAACAGCCTCATTTTTATATCCAAAGAAGGTTGTGAATGACCTTCCAGACTGGTACTTTGATGCACCAGCCGGAGACCTTGCTATAAAACTAATAGCTACAAGTCACGGATACGCATACTACATAAATGAAATAATGAGTGTCTATAGAATCAATGTTCAAAGTTCAATGACTGCCCAGTGGAAGAAAGAAGACCGCACTAAAAAAATCCAAAGGATCAAAGGCTTCGTAAGTACTTTAGATGCCTTTGATAAGTGGACAGACCATAGGTTTGGAAATGAAATAGAGGAATCAAAAACTTCTTTTGAATTGAGATTGGAACTGGCAAAAGGCAATAAGAGAATGCTTAGCGAGGAGAGATATAAGGATTATTTCAGAAAACTGGGCAGCAGAGAAAAGATTAACTTATACATAAGACTTTATTTCCCCCGATTAATAACATTCCTGAAAGAAACGCTACCTTTCGATTTAAAATACAGGCTGGTAAGATAA
- a CDS encoding lipopolysaccharide biosynthesis protein — protein MSLAKKTTTGIIWNFTETMSKKGFAVITTLLLARFLTPEDFGLISMMAVFIAVAGQIMESGFKQAIIRKLGATQEDFNTAFYSNLFLGALAYVLLFFSAPLIADFYEETRLIVLIRVLGIVIPINSFQVIQSAILSRELNFKAQLKATVPASIISAVIAIFMAFNGYGVWSLIIQMIVSAFLTTVSLWLMRLWTPTLTVSQGSLFEMFGFGSKLFISGLIDIVFQNMYIVVIAKMFTATIAGHFFFAKKIKELIANQLVNSVQTVTFPALASLQENNASLKSGYRKIIQVTTFLIFPSMLFMAALAQPIFMVFLNDQWLPAYPYLQLMCLSHIMYPLHSINLNILKVKGRSDLFLYLEIIKKIFAVAVLAMSFQYGVIGILIGQIIASFIAYIPNSYFSGKLINYPAREQIYDILPNLLISGTIAVTIYIGVEISTLPALFELALFGFLAGATYILASYIFKMQAVNILEHIIREKFRRKTHG, from the coding sequence ATGTCACTTGCCAAAAAAACAACTACCGGCATTATCTGGAATTTTACTGAAACAATGAGTAAAAAAGGATTTGCCGTAATAACAACTTTACTGCTTGCCCGCTTCCTTACACCGGAAGACTTCGGCTTGATAAGCATGATGGCAGTATTTATAGCCGTGGCCGGTCAGATCATGGAGTCCGGATTCAAGCAGGCAATTATCCGGAAATTAGGAGCTACACAGGAAGATTTCAACACGGCATTCTATTCCAATCTCTTCCTGGGTGCGCTGGCATATGTGCTCTTGTTCTTTTCAGCACCATTGATAGCCGACTTCTATGAGGAAACAAGACTTATCGTTCTCATACGGGTACTTGGTATTGTCATCCCGATAAATTCCTTCCAGGTAATTCAAAGTGCTATCCTCAGCCGTGAGCTCAATTTCAAAGCACAGCTCAAGGCCACTGTTCCGGCAAGTATCATTTCGGCCGTGATTGCAATTTTCATGGCATTCAATGGTTATGGTGTATGGTCACTGATTATCCAGATGATAGTCTCTGCTTTTTTGACGACAGTTTCATTGTGGTTGATGAGACTATGGACTCCTACTCTAACAGTTAGTCAGGGTTCACTCTTCGAGATGTTTGGTTTTGGATCTAAACTTTTTATATCAGGTCTAATTGACATAGTGTTCCAGAACATGTATATTGTAGTGATAGCAAAAATGTTTACAGCAACAATAGCTGGACACTTTTTTTTCGCCAAGAAAATCAAAGAGCTTATCGCTAATCAATTGGTCAATTCTGTACAAACAGTGACATTTCCTGCATTGGCGTCACTGCAAGAAAATAACGCCTCATTAAAATCCGGCTATAGGAAGATCATTCAGGTAACTACCTTCCTGATATTCCCATCCATGCTTTTCATGGCTGCCCTAGCACAACCCATATTTATGGTCTTCCTTAATGATCAATGGCTACCGGCATATCCATACCTCCAGTTGATGTGTCTGTCCCATATAATGTACCCACTGCATTCGATTAATCTGAACATCCTGAAAGTGAAAGGCCGCTCAGATCTTTTCTTATATCTGGAGATAATCAAAAAGATCTTTGCAGTAGCTGTTCTTGCAATGAGTTTCCAATATGGAGTCATAGGCATTCTAATAGGACAGATAATAGCATCATTTATTGCATATATTCCCAACAGCTATTTCTCGGGAAAACTGATCAATTATCCTGCCAGAGAGCAGATCTATGACATCTTACCAAACCTCCTGATATCAGGAACAATTGCAGTCACTATCTATATAGGCGTAGAGATATCCACATTGCCGGCACTATTTGAACTGGCACTCTTTGGTTTTTTAGCAGGGGCTACATATATTTTAGCAAGCTACATTTTCAAGATGCAAGCGGTTAATATACTAGAACACATTATTAGAGAAAAATTCAGAAGGAAAACACATGGATAA